CGGCATTAATGTCAATGCACATCCGCTGATCAACGTTGCCTATGCGCGTGTCGACCTGTACGAAGTGGAAAATCGCAGCGGCGGCGAGGAATTGCTGGAATCTGCTGAGGACCGCCTGCTGGATGTCATCAACGGTGCTGACGGTGATGGCCGCTTCGTGGATGCCTATTTGCTGCTTGCCGAGCGCTATCTCATCAGTGGCGAAGAAGATGCCGCTCTGCGGGCATTAGATCAGGCTTACCGGGATACGCTGCGAGGCGACTTGCTGGGTGACAGCCGTATCCGCTTGATGCGGGCTGATATTTACGCCGAGCAAGACCGTTACGCCGCCGCCCTCTATGAATTGGAAACCCTGCTGCGCGCAGATAACTTCATCGAAGAAGCGCACCAGCGCCGCATTGAGATTGCTATGGCATCTGGCCAGATCGGTCTGGCTGTCAAATATGCAGAAGCGTATGCGTTCTACTTCCCTGGCGAGATCGAACCTTATCTGTTGTGGGGCGACGCGCACCTGGCAGAAGGCAAAGTCGATTGGGCGCTACAATACTACTCACGCGGGTTACAGGGCAATCCATCCGACCCGGCCTACCTGGAAACGCTCCTCAAGCGAGCTTCACTCTATGTGCAGCAAGGGGATTATGACCTGGCATTTGCTGATTATGACGAAGCCCTGGCAATCAGCGATGATAACCCTGATGTGCGTTTACAGCGTATGGTAGCTGCCTATACATCTGGCAATATCGACGTGGCAGAAACCGACCTTGAAGCGCTCAGCGGCGATGATGTTGAGCTCAGCGGCGATTCGCTGCTCATTCAGGGGCGTATTCTGCTCGATACAGGCCAGGATCCCCAAATAGCCCTCAACTTAATCGAGCGGGCCGTCAATGTGCGCGGGGTGGATAGTACCCTGCGCCCCATCGCGGATGAATACCGAGCACGCGCCTTCCTGGAACTGGAACGTTATAATGATGCGCTGGCAGCCGTGGAGCGACTCGGTAATATCGAGAGCAATATTGATCTGCGGGCGCTGCGTGGGCGAATCTACGAAGCACTGGGCCGACAAACAGGCGATCAGGATGACCTGGAGAACGCGCTCAAAGACTACGAGTTCGTGATGAGCTGGCAGCAAATCCTACCAACCGGGGATGTTAACCTGGAAGCAATCAGCGAAAGCTATGAAACGCTCGTTGCTCAGCTCCGATAAGCAAATACCCGCGTACAGGTAAAAGCCTATGAATATAAAAAGCCGTCCGATAAAGGCGGCTTTTATATTTATACATATCCCAGGCCGTGTGTAGTTACACTTCTGTGTGATAGACATCCGGCGCGATCAGCGCACGAGCCTGGGCAAGGTTATCACAAATAGCAACCTGCTGGACATCAGGCCTGTTCAAGAGCTGCACACGTAAATTTAAGCGATCATACAACGACAGGCCCACCACGATGAGAAACGCCTCATGAGGGTAGATGGTGGTATGGGTCGCGCTGAAGTACGGCAAAATATCCGGCAAGGCCCCCTGATGATCGACAAAATTGGCGACAATCGGCGGCACGGCGAGGTGCTCCGTCAGGGTAGCGAGCGTACGTTGCATGGTCACCAGGTCATCAACAGTGCAGTGGGCAATGAACTGAACATAGACAAAACGATGTGCTGCATCACCCCAACCAACACGAACTGGCATAAGATACGCTCCAAAGCTGATGAATATCGTCAATACAATATGACTTGATTGTACCCAACTTCAAGGTGAGAAGGCATGAGGCTGGATTAATAATGTATAACCCCATAACGCCTGACCGATTACGAGGATTCCGTCATGGTTATTGAGGCGTGCTGATGCTTCTCAATCAGTTGATTTGCAGATGTCAGGCTGGGCGCGATAACGGTTCGATCACTGACAACTGGATAAGCTCGCTGGACCACACGACCTAATCGCAACAACATCTCGCTGGCCCCAACCACGACAATTAAAGACGTGCGGGGGTGCGTCTGGAAGACGGCCTGTTTGAGCAGCGGCACGATGAGCAACGGCAATGACTGACTATCAATGAAGTTCAGCAAGACCACCACATCACCATCGACTGAATCAATCAGATCATAGCTATCGACAAGCATCTGACGATATTCATCCGTCGTCCACCGAGCGACAAATTGAACGTAAATTATGGTTTGGTTGTGATCGTACCAACCTATGCGTATCGGCATAACCTGACCTGCGTTACTTCTCATTACCAAATTTGACACGATACTTCGTAATCATTCGTAATGATAGCACGGTTTACCTTGCAGAAATCTAAATTTTCTACCAATCCGTTTTTAGGCACAAAAATTTAGAAGCTACCCGGCTTAATGAGCAAGGGCTCTGCTGCCAGCAGGCCGGCGATGCTGAGGATGTCTTGCATAGCACCACGACGTGCCATGGAGAGTGCCTCCTCAGCGGCAAATGTGTGCACCTGGATCGCTTCTGTGCCTTCATGGTGGGTTGGCCCAAGCTGCACCTCACGCGCCACAAAATAATGAATGATATGGTCGCCAATGCCGTTCATACTGGGGGCCTGGAAGAGAAATTGCCAACTTTCACTGGTGCCGCCGACCTCCTGCAACAATTCCGCCTGCGCGGCCTGTAACGGCGTCTGCCCCTGTTCGATCCCACCAGCGGGCAGTTCCCAGCACCACTTGCCTAATGGATGCCGATAGTTATAGATCAGGACGATCTCGCCCTGATGCGTCACGGGCACAATGAATACCGATGGACGCACTTCCAGCACGTTATAATCGCTCTCGCTGCCATCCGGCCAACGCACCTTATCCTGGCGCACGCTATACCAGCGCGATTGCCACATATACTCGCTGCTGAGTGGCACAATAGGCGGCGTATCGGGCATGGTTGTTCTCCAGAAAGTGGAAACTTTAAGCAACTATCACTTTATATTGTAGATCGCTTCATAAGTTCACACGACTATTTGAACAAAATGACCACTGCCATGAGCACATGGACGCCTTTCGCCAGCTTAGCGCGAGGAAGCGGCATCTGTTGGCATTTCGTCGTTGATATTTCGTAAAAAT
The Phototrophicus methaneseepsis DNA segment above includes these coding regions:
- a CDS encoding NUDIX domain-containing protein; amino-acid sequence: MPDTPPIVPLSSEYMWQSRWYSVRQDKVRWPDGSESDYNVLEVRPSVFIVPVTHQGEIVLIYNYRHPLGKWCWELPAGGIEQGQTPLQAAQAELLQEVGGTSESWQFLFQAPSMNGIGDHIIHYFVAREVQLGPTHHEGTEAIQVHTFAAEEALSMARRGAMQDILSIAGLLAAEPLLIKPGSF